In the genome of Paenibacillus pabuli, one region contains:
- a CDS encoding Gfo/Idh/MocA family protein, which translates to MTKVVGRDKVNWGIMGTGWIASQFARDLEHAGNAVKAAVGSRTAGSAEKFAAEYGFARAYGSYDEMLQDPEVDIIYVATPHPLHKENVLACLEAGKAVLCEKPFTMNARQLEQLVEKARERKLFLMEGMWTRFLPPITQARAWIAEGRIGEVRLVKADFGFRVGWEPEGRLLNPDLGGGALLDAGVYPISFASMIFGEQPQHVWSTANIGETGVDEQFSVLLSYSDGRSASLNGAIRLNLSNEAVIYGTEGYIRLPFFLAGKEAYLHVNGQDEPEKFTDDRTCIGYAFEAEEAGRCMLEGRTESRTIQLDESLEIMKLMDTIRGQWGLRYKSE; encoded by the coding sequence ATGACGAAAGTTGTTGGGCGGGACAAAGTAAATTGGGGCATTATGGGTACGGGATGGATTGCATCTCAATTCGCCCGAGATCTGGAGCATGCCGGGAACGCTGTGAAAGCGGCGGTAGGTTCACGAACTGCGGGTAGCGCAGAGAAGTTTGCAGCTGAATATGGTTTTGCACGCGCTTACGGTTCATATGATGAGATGCTGCAGGACCCTGAAGTGGATATTATTTATGTGGCAACACCGCATCCGCTACATAAGGAAAATGTGCTGGCTTGTCTGGAAGCGGGCAAAGCGGTGCTCTGTGAGAAACCGTTTACGATGAATGCCCGTCAGCTGGAGCAGCTGGTGGAGAAGGCGCGTGAGCGCAAGCTTTTCCTGATGGAAGGCATGTGGACACGCTTTTTGCCGCCCATTACCCAGGCCAGAGCCTGGATTGCAGAAGGAAGAATCGGCGAGGTGCGTCTGGTCAAAGCAGATTTTGGTTTCCGTGTAGGGTGGGAGCCGGAAGGCAGATTGCTTAACCCGGATCTGGGTGGAGGTGCTTTGCTCGATGCGGGAGTGTACCCAATCTCGTTTGCGTCCATGATTTTTGGCGAGCAGCCTCAGCATGTGTGGAGTACAGCGAATATTGGAGAGACGGGTGTGGACGAACAATTCTCCGTACTGTTGTCGTATTCCGATGGTCGTTCTGCCTCGCTGAATGGGGCCATTCGTCTGAACCTGAGTAACGAAGCGGTCATATATGGCACAGAAGGTTACATTCGTTTACCGTTTTTCCTGGCAGGCAAAGAAGCCTATCTGCATGTGAACGGTCAGGATGAACCGGAGAAATTTACCGATGACCGGACGTGTATTGGATATGCGTTTGAAGCGGAGGAAGCAGGGCGCTGCATGCTGGAAGGACGTACAGAGAGCAGAACGATCCAGCTGGACGAATCCCTGGAAATCATGAAGCTGATGGACACGATCCGTGGACAGTGGGGCCTGCGATACAAATCCGAGTAA
- a CDS encoding 1,4-dihydroxy-6-naphthoate synthase, translating into MKIAFSPCPNDTFIFHAWVHGLIPGAPELDVRYADIDITNGLAANPDGPDTPEVMKISYAALPYVLKDYALLPAGGALGRGCGPLVLTANGTTDPGYLSGRRVAVPSERSTAYLLFRLWAAQNVPGGVGEIVVMPFDQIMPAVRDGKIDAGLVIHEARFTYQNYDLKLMTDLGNWWESDTGLPIPLGAIIARRNLDAHALAGWARASVEYAWAHPDESKAYVMEHAQEMDPDVTAQHIGLYVNEFSANLGDDGYGAITALLGRAMKEGLVPEFDLDLLRI; encoded by the coding sequence ATGAAAATTGCATTTTCCCCTTGTCCCAACGATACATTTATCTTTCACGCCTGGGTGCACGGACTGATTCCTGGTGCACCTGAGCTTGATGTCCGTTATGCGGACATCGATATTACCAACGGCCTTGCGGCTAATCCGGATGGTCCGGATACACCTGAAGTGATGAAAATATCCTATGCAGCGCTTCCTTATGTGCTGAAAGATTATGCGCTCTTGCCTGCAGGCGGCGCACTTGGCAGAGGATGTGGCCCACTAGTTCTGACTGCTAATGGCACAACCGATCCCGGCTATCTGTCCGGACGTCGGGTTGCCGTGCCAAGCGAACGTTCAACAGCCTACCTGTTATTCCGTCTCTGGGCAGCACAAAATGTTCCCGGCGGCGTAGGCGAGATTGTCGTTATGCCTTTCGACCAAATTATGCCTGCTGTCCGTGATGGCAAGATCGATGCTGGCCTGGTTATCCATGAAGCACGCTTCACGTACCAGAACTACGATCTCAAACTTATGACTGATCTCGGTAACTGGTGGGAGAGCGACACTGGCCTGCCGATTCCGCTGGGGGCGATCATTGCCCGCCGCAACCTGGATGCTCATGCTCTTGCGGGTTGGGCACGCGCCTCTGTGGAATACGCTTGGGCGCATCCGGATGAGTCCAAAGCATATGTCATGGAACATGCACAAGAAATGGACCCTGATGTAACTGCACAGCATATCGGGCTTTACGTTAATGAGTTCAGCGCCAACCTGGGCGATGACGGTTACGGTGCAATTACAGCATTGCTTGGACGAGCGATGAAAGAAGGCCTTGTTCCCGAGTTCGATCTGGATTTGCTTCGGATCTAA
- a CDS encoding pyroglutamyl-peptidase I produces the protein MVKILISGFEPFGGDTVNPTGELMEAIAHEVMQGAELKTVLLPVHFDECADLLIAEMESWQPDVVIACGLAKGRTAITPERIAVNIKDIPPGSYADNQGQHPVDELIVDGSPDGLFSTLPIRALVNNMGAAGIPAAVSNTAGTYICNNTMYRVLDHIRLKQLPIRAGFVHFPASTEMAVLQPSVPSLSIPMMLDALRIMIRTVVGE, from the coding sequence ATGGTGAAGATACTGATCTCCGGATTCGAGCCCTTTGGCGGGGATACGGTAAATCCGACAGGAGAGCTGATGGAGGCCATTGCACATGAAGTGATGCAGGGAGCGGAACTGAAAACAGTGCTGCTGCCTGTGCACTTCGATGAATGTGCAGATCTGCTGATTGCAGAAATGGAATCCTGGCAGCCGGATGTTGTCATCGCCTGTGGTTTGGCCAAAGGCAGAACGGCCATTACGCCTGAACGGATTGCTGTTAATATCAAAGATATTCCTCCCGGCTCTTATGCAGACAACCAGGGCCAGCATCCTGTGGACGAGCTCATCGTGGATGGCAGCCCGGACGGCCTGTTCTCCACATTGCCGATTCGCGCGTTGGTAAATAACATGGGGGCAGCAGGCATCCCGGCTGCAGTGTCCAATACGGCAGGCACGTATATTTGCAACAATACGATGTACCGGGTGCTGGATCATATCCGATTGAAACAGCTGCCAATTCGTGCCGGATTTGTACATTTTCCGGCTTCTACGGAGATGGCCGTGCTTCAGCCTTCCGTGCCGTCGCTCTCGATCCCCATGATGCTGGATGCTCTGCGGATTATGATTCGCACGGTAGTAGGGGAGTAA
- a CDS encoding futalosine hydrolase, whose amino-acid sequence MNEQKQNDSIERNRPETTSVSNSFETKSAAKASAQRVLIVTAVEAEKEAVLRGLGDQAACFDVIAAGVGPASAAAGTAAALAFASAAAGAHALAQGTAAPSETDAAQTSAASSRPGPLAGTGLTPAYTLVVSAGIGGGFPGRADVGSIVVADAMVAADLGSQTPDGFLSVDELGFGSSRVAADAVLAARLRHELQRAGLAVSGGTAVTVTTATGTAETAAELLRRVPDAAAEGMEGFGVATAAQQFGVPALELRAISNAVGPRDRDAWRIKDALDALQAASSILREVFTS is encoded by the coding sequence ATGAATGAACAGAAACAGAATGATTCCATAGAACGTAATCGCCCAGAAACGACAAGCGTGTCAAATAGCTTTGAAACTAAATCGGCAGCCAAAGCTTCGGCACAGCGTGTATTAATCGTAACCGCTGTTGAGGCGGAAAAAGAGGCTGTACTCCGCGGCCTGGGTGACCAAGCTGCGTGCTTTGATGTGATTGCTGCGGGCGTAGGCCCTGCCTCGGCCGCAGCAGGAACCGCTGCCGCGCTGGCCTTTGCCTCAGCAGCGGCTGGCGCACATGCGCTGGCGCAAGGCACCGCCGCGCCAAGCGAAACCGATGCGGCACAGACATCTGCCGCATCCTCAAGGCCGGGGCCCCTGGCCGGGACCGGACTGACCCCAGCGTACACGCTGGTGGTCAGTGCCGGCATCGGCGGCGGGTTCCCCGGCCGGGCAGACGTCGGCTCCATCGTGGTAGCCGACGCCATGGTTGCTGCCGATCTGGGCTCGCAGACGCCAGACGGCTTCCTCAGCGTGGACGAGCTGGGCTTCGGCTCGTCCCGTGTAGCGGCGGACGCGGTGCTTGCCGCGCGCCTGCGCCATGAGCTGCAGCGGGCAGGGCTCGCTGTCAGCGGAGGCACGGCGGTCACCGTAACCACGGCGACCGGAACGGCCGAGACGGCCGCGGAGCTGCTGCGCCGCGTGCCGGATGCCGCCGCCGAAGGCATGGAAGGCTTCGGCGTGGCAACCGCAGCCCAGCAGTTCGGCGTGCCAGCACTCGAACTGCGGGCCATATCCAACGCGGTCGGTCCACGCGACCGCGATGCCTGGCGCATCAAGGACGCCCTGGATGCGCTCCAGGCTGCAAGTTCCATTTTACGGGAGGTATTTACATCATGA
- a CDS encoding ABC transporter ATP-binding protein has product MKRIGLTEQRILFQHVNAVVDQGERIAILGASGQGKSTLLRILALLDIPDEGELIWKGISYRDSDPRIWRMRMTYVAQQAVMLAGSVEDNLKTVHLLHRQPYDQDLARRLLAGMGLENLDIQKRAIDLSGGEKQRIALIRSMMLRPEVLLLDEVTASLDRTNARLVEEQLTRWSQQEGTSLVWVTHDQEQAQSFSTTTWFMGNQTLLERQPTTHFFNKPATELARQFIMHPAPAAE; this is encoded by the coding sequence GTGAAACGTATCGGTTTAACCGAGCAGCGTATTTTATTTCAACATGTGAACGCAGTGGTAGATCAGGGAGAGCGCATTGCCATACTCGGTGCATCCGGCCAAGGGAAAAGTACATTGCTCCGCATTCTCGCCCTACTGGATATTCCTGATGAAGGCGAACTGATCTGGAAAGGAATTTCTTATCGGGATTCGGACCCTCGTATTTGGCGCATGCGCATGACTTATGTCGCACAGCAGGCTGTCATGCTGGCAGGCAGTGTGGAAGATAACCTAAAAACGGTGCATCTGCTTCACAGGCAGCCCTACGATCAGGATCTGGCCCGTCGCCTGCTTGCGGGGATGGGGTTGGAGAATCTTGATATTCAAAAGCGGGCCATCGATCTCTCCGGAGGGGAGAAGCAGCGCATAGCCCTGATTCGTTCTATGATGCTGCGTCCGGAAGTCCTGTTATTGGATGAAGTGACTGCTTCCCTGGATCGGACCAACGCCCGCCTGGTGGAAGAACAATTGACCCGCTGGAGCCAGCAGGAAGGCACTTCCCTCGTCTGGGTCACCCATGATCAGGAACAGGCACAATCCTTCAGTACAACCACCTGGTTTATGGGTAATCAGACACTGCTGGAGCGCCAGCCGACAACTCATTTTTTTAACAAACCGGCTACTGAACTGGCCAGACAATTCATTATGCACCCTGCCCCTGCGGCAGAATAA
- a CDS encoding ABC transporter permease codes for MSLIALSFTIIFVMLTMLISVWQKLDLEKDIAIGTIRSAVQLLLVGYVLQFIFNSDHPALIIAIVGFMITVASINAGKRGKGLRWISLYIAAAITVTELLMMGLLLGLGIVEPTPQYIIPLSGMTIGNAMVVSGLFLNQMKREVESSKGEIESLLALGATPRRAFQDVLKRSVKSSMIPTIDGMKTVGLVQLPGMMTGMIIAGADPVEAVRYQILIVFAFTSSAAITSILLSLMTYRQWFTSDMRLRSL; via the coding sequence ATGTCTCTTATTGCGCTAAGTTTCACCATTATATTTGTGATGCTCACCATGCTCATCTCTGTCTGGCAGAAGCTTGATCTTGAAAAGGATATCGCCATAGGCACTATTCGTTCTGCTGTACAGCTGCTGCTTGTCGGATATGTACTTCAATTTATTTTTAACTCGGATCATCCCGCTCTCATCATTGCCATTGTCGGATTCATGATTACAGTAGCCTCCATTAATGCTGGCAAACGCGGTAAAGGACTTCGCTGGATTTCCTTGTATATTGCGGCTGCAATAACCGTAACGGAGCTGCTCATGATGGGGCTGTTGTTAGGTCTGGGTATTGTTGAACCCACGCCCCAGTATATTATTCCTTTGAGCGGCATGACTATTGGTAATGCTATGGTGGTATCCGGGCTGTTCCTGAATCAGATGAAGCGTGAGGTCGAATCCTCCAAAGGAGAGATTGAATCCCTGCTTGCACTGGGCGCAACACCCAGACGTGCTTTTCAGGACGTATTGAAACGTTCCGTAAAATCCAGTATGATCCCCACGATCGATGGCATGAAAACGGTAGGACTCGTACAGCTTCCTGGCATGATGACAGGCATGATTATTGCGGGTGCCGATCCCGTTGAGGCTGTTCGTTATCAGATTTTAATCGTATTTGCTTTTACCAGTTCAGCCGCCATTACCAGCATTTTGCTCAGCCTGATGACGTACCGACAGTGGTTCACATCGGATATGCGGCTGCGCTCCCTATAA